The Hymenobacter sp. DG01 genome has a segment encoding these proteins:
- a CDS encoding translocation/assembly module TamB domain-containing protein — MPRFLSVTLKVLFALLLLVILAVVGALVALRIPSVQTDLAQRAASILTDKLGQKVLVGRVDVRPFSRVLLEGVRVLDRRGNELFNIGRADADIRLFTVFDPSHLHVGKLTLEEPRFNLVTYKDQPDSTTLTQFISSVKRLLGPSDTTKVSKPFDFKIEAIGLRNGRFVLERQDVPRIPEYGLSMDYAHMYLDSIYADADQLWFKGDTIHANIKGMRTVDTPSGTRLRELTSDMTYSGKFWEFDKMMLRVQNSQLSNYVRFEYDHFLNFTDFNDSVKVIARLQPSRVNSDDIAKFAPQKFMRELKETVLISGQAKGYVRNFTTKNLDIRYGRNSRVKGDINVEGLPNIKESFVEMRLQPSVIDGRDIRRYIPASGWPYVQRLGVVKLKGQFLGFYNDFVANGSFQTALGSVVSDVNLKFKTDPRYSSYEGQVRTTGFQLGRLLGDESVVRDVTMNGKVAGVGFDLSTARLTANATVQSIWLNGYRYRNITTNGKFSRESFTGTVAANDPSLQFDADGTIDLNKATQAFDVRARVRRADLRALGLTRQSVTVATTADVKFRGLKLDNLLGYVRLRNSRLAYAGRTVPIDTLDVISRYGGGQRRLTVRSEVLNLDLAGSFTPTTVLRDVTTLVTEYRLNFQSNDAAIADYYRRKRQRPLPDYQIALNLYLKRPNPVLHLFMPQLSVSDSTRIDGSFRNGQTSFFQLGGHINRFRYDSLQLADSDFDLTTSKLPYQPEVLAQASVTSARQRVPGLGATENFYVEGVWDQERINFSTSLAQTGTTNKAQINGALAFLNNAVQITFRRSGVNVLGREWAIAPDNSLLISGGGKEFDFQNVTLSNGTQSISAQGFLSENPNKPLALTVKDFELSTLNGLTGGQKFAGRVNALGTISGVYGPLVINSTLQVDSLQMDNVLIGDVAGRGDWDNAAKRLAVNLDVERDQQRVVAVTGTYTPSAETQQLNLTGVLDNAPVKLAEPFLNTLFRDVQGTAVGTLRLTGRLAAPVLTGNIDVTDGQLTFIYLGTTYTFTDRIRFLEDRIALQNITVRDPQGNTGVVNGNIFERGFQDMRLDLNASFRKLQVLNTTRKDNELYFGQAYATGTAVVRGPADNLFMNVTARSEAGTRVSLPFDNAAKAEQANYIRFVNRNLPDTAGTKTVAVAGTTDLSGIRLNMNLDITPDAYVELLLDESTGDIIRGTATGQLRLNIDTRGDFNMYGQVEIVRGAYNFTLQGLVNKEFVVRPGGTIAWNGDPLAGEMNVTATYTQRTSLAPIVFNTGSTGSNAVVVPVTAVMNLTGPLLQPIIKLNLEFNDIPSSLEGDLAPFFSAIRNDEQELNRQVFSLVVFRQLTPVGSLAVTRLEGGNNALGNSLGQIISTQLGLLTSQIDPNLEISFNLNGLTADDLQALQLRLSYSFLNGRLRITREGSLGSNTGTGVPGGPQPVANAQNSLIGDLSLEYYLRPDGKFRAKLRYETTPRDLTGLSQVNQARAGVSLLHTEQFDSFRELVARKRLRRRDQNARKARELQIDDDPRTSM; from the coding sequence GTGCCTCGTTTTCTGTCCGTCACGCTCAAGGTTCTGTTTGCCCTGCTCCTGCTGGTGATTCTGGCGGTGGTAGGTGCACTGGTGGCCTTGCGCATTCCGAGCGTACAGACCGACCTGGCCCAGCGCGCCGCCAGCATCCTCACCGATAAGCTGGGGCAGAAAGTGCTGGTAGGCCGGGTGGATGTGCGCCCCTTCTCGCGGGTGCTGTTGGAAGGCGTGCGGGTCCTTGACCGGCGCGGCAATGAGCTGTTCAACATCGGGCGGGCCGACGCGGACATTCGTCTGTTCACCGTCTTCGACCCCAGCCACCTGCACGTGGGCAAGCTCACGCTTGAAGAGCCGCGGTTCAACTTGGTTACCTATAAGGACCAGCCCGATTCTACTACCCTCACCCAGTTCATCAGCTCCGTGAAGCGCCTGCTGGGCCCCTCCGATACCACCAAAGTCAGCAAGCCTTTCGACTTTAAGATCGAAGCCATTGGCCTGCGCAATGGCCGCTTCGTGCTGGAGCGCCAGGATGTGCCGCGCATCCCGGAGTATGGCCTGTCCATGGATTACGCCCACATGTACCTGGACAGCATCTACGCCGATGCCGACCAGCTCTGGTTTAAGGGCGACACGATTCACGCCAATATCAAGGGGATGCGCACCGTGGACACGCCCTCCGGCACACGCCTGCGGGAGCTGACCTCCGACATGACCTATTCGGGCAAGTTCTGGGAGTTTGATAAGATGATGCTGCGGGTGCAGAATAGCCAACTCAGCAACTACGTCCGCTTTGAGTACGACCACTTCCTCAACTTCACCGATTTCAACGACTCAGTAAAGGTCATTGCCCGGCTCCAGCCCAGCCGCGTTAACTCCGACGACATTGCCAAGTTCGCGCCCCAGAAGTTCATGCGCGAGCTAAAGGAAACTGTCCTGATTTCGGGGCAGGCCAAGGGCTACGTTCGCAACTTCACCACCAAAAACCTCGACATCCGCTACGGCCGCAACTCGCGGGTGAAGGGCGACATCAACGTGGAAGGCCTGCCGAATATCAAGGAAAGCTTCGTGGAGATGCGCCTGCAGCCCTCCGTAATTGATGGGCGCGACATCCGGCGCTATATCCCGGCCTCGGGCTGGCCCTACGTGCAGCGGTTGGGGGTAGTGAAACTCAAAGGCCAGTTTTTGGGCTTCTACAACGACTTTGTAGCCAACGGCTCGTTCCAAACGGCCCTGGGCTCGGTGGTCAGCGACGTTAACCTGAAATTCAAGACCGACCCGCGCTACTCCAGCTACGAGGGGCAGGTACGCACCACCGGCTTTCAGCTGGGCCGGCTGCTAGGCGATGAAAGCGTGGTGCGTGACGTGACCATGAACGGCAAGGTAGCTGGCGTCGGTTTCGACCTGAGTACGGCCCGCCTTACGGCTAACGCTACGGTGCAAAGTATTTGGCTGAACGGCTACCGCTACCGCAACATTACCACCAACGGCAAGTTCAGCCGCGAGTCGTTCACGGGCACCGTGGCCGCCAACGACCCTAGCCTGCAGTTTGACGCCGACGGTACCATTGACCTGAACAAAGCCACTCAGGCCTTTGATGTGCGCGCCCGCGTCCGCCGCGCCGACCTGCGCGCTCTGGGCCTGACCCGCCAAAGCGTAACCGTAGCCACTACCGCCGATGTGAAGTTCCGGGGGCTGAAGCTGGACAATCTGCTGGGCTACGTGCGCCTGCGCAACTCCCGCCTGGCCTATGCCGGCCGCACCGTGCCGATTGACACCCTGGACGTAATCAGCCGCTATGGGGGCGGGCAGCGCCGCCTCACGGTGCGCTCGGAGGTGCTGAACCTGGACCTGGCCGGCAGCTTTACGCCTACCACGGTGTTGCGCGACGTAACGACCCTGGTGACGGAGTACCGCCTCAACTTCCAGAGCAACGACGCGGCCATTGCCGACTACTACCGCCGCAAGCGCCAGCGCCCCCTCCCCGACTACCAAATTGCCCTGAACCTTTACCTGAAGCGCCCGAACCCGGTGCTGCACCTGTTTATGCCCCAGCTGTCCGTTTCCGACTCTACCCGCATCGACGGTAGTTTCCGCAACGGACAAACCTCGTTTTTTCAGCTAGGAGGGCACATTAACCGCTTCCGCTACGACAGCCTGCAACTGGCCGACAGCGACTTTGACCTGACGACTTCCAAGCTACCCTACCAGCCCGAGGTGCTAGCCCAGGCCAGCGTTACCTCGGCGCGGCAGCGGGTACCGGGGCTGGGTGCCACCGAGAACTTTTACGTGGAAGGCGTGTGGGACCAGGAGCGCATCAACTTCTCGACCTCCCTGGCCCAGACGGGCACCACCAACAAAGCTCAGATCAACGGGGCTCTGGCCTTCCTCAACAACGCCGTGCAGATTACCTTCCGCCGGTCGGGGGTGAATGTGCTGGGCCGAGAATGGGCCATTGCCCCAGACAACTCCCTGCTGATTTCGGGGGGCGGTAAGGAGTTCGACTTTCAGAACGTGACCCTGAGCAACGGCACCCAAAGCATCAGCGCCCAGGGCTTCCTTTCCGAAAACCCCAACAAGCCCCTGGCTCTTACCGTCAAGGATTTTGAGCTTTCCACCCTCAACGGCCTGACCGGCGGGCAGAAGTTTGCCGGCCGGGTAAATGCCCTGGGCACCATTAGCGGGGTGTACGGGCCGCTGGTCATCAACTCTACCCTGCAGGTTGATTCTCTGCAGATGGATAACGTGTTAATTGGCGACGTGGCCGGCCGCGGCGACTGGGACAATGCCGCCAAGCGCCTGGCCGTGAACCTGGACGTGGAGCGCGACCAGCAGCGCGTGGTAGCCGTAACGGGCACCTATACGCCCAGCGCCGAAACCCAGCAGCTCAACCTGACCGGCGTGCTGGATAATGCCCCCGTGAAGCTGGCCGAGCCTTTTCTGAACACCTTATTCCGGGATGTGCAGGGCACGGCCGTGGGTACGCTACGTCTCACGGGCCGGCTCGCGGCCCCGGTGCTTACCGGCAACATCGATGTGACGGATGGCCAGTTGACCTTTATCTACCTGGGCACCACCTACACCTTCACCGACCGGATCCGCTTTCTGGAAGACCGGATTGCCCTGCAGAACATCACCGTGCGCGACCCCCAGGGTAATACGGGGGTAGTAAACGGCAACATCTTCGAGCGGGGCTTTCAGGATATGCGCCTGGATCTGAATGCCTCTTTCCGCAAGCTGCAGGTGCTGAACACCACCCGCAAGGATAACGAGCTGTACTTCGGGCAGGCTTACGCCACGGGTACGGCCGTAGTGCGCGGCCCGGCCGACAACCTGTTCATGAACGTGACGGCCCGCAGTGAGGCCGGCACCCGGGTTTCCCTACCCTTCGATAACGCGGCCAAGGCTGAGCAGGCCAACTACATCCGCTTCGTGAACCGCAACCTGCCCGACACGGCCGGCACGAAAACGGTGGCCGTAGCCGGCACCACCGACTTGTCGGGCATTCGGCTGAACATGAACCTCGACATTACTCCGGATGCTTACGTGGAGTTGCTGCTGGATGAAAGCACCGGCGACATCATCCGGGGTACGGCTACCGGGCAGCTGCGCCTGAACATTGATACCCGCGGCGACTTCAACATGTACGGGCAGGTAGAGATTGTGCGCGGGGCCTACAACTTCACCCTGCAGGGGCTGGTAAACAAGGAATTTGTGGTGCGGCCTGGCGGCACCATTGCCTGGAACGGCGACCCGCTGGCCGGCGAAATGAACGTAACGGCCACTTATACCCAACGCACCTCGCTGGCGCCCATCGTGTTCAATACGGGCTCTACGGGCAGCAATGCGGTGGTGGTGCCGGTAACGGCCGTGATGAACCTGACGGGGCCCTTGCTGCAGCCCATCATTAAGCTTAACCTGGAGTTCAACGATATTCCCTCTTCTCTGGAAGGCGACCTGGCTCCGTTCTTCTCGGCTATCCGCAACGACGAGCAGGAGCTGAACCGGCAGGTATTCAGCCTGGTGGTGTTCCGGCAGCTGACCCCGGTAGGCTCCCTGGCTGTCACGCGGCTGGAAGGCGGCAACAACGCCCTGGGCAACAGCCTGGGCCAGATTATCTCCACCCAGTTGGGGCTGCTGACTTCGCAGATTGACCCCAACCTCGAAATCAGCTTTAACCTGAACGGCCTGACCGCCGATGACCTGCAGGCCCTGCAGCTGCGCCTGAGCTACTCCTTCCTCAACGGCCGCCTGCGCATTACCCGCGAGGGTAGCCTGGGCAGCAACACCGGCACGGGCGTACCGGGTGGGCCGCAGCCGGTAGCCAACGCCCAGAACTCCCTGATCGGGGACCTGAGCCTGGAATACTACTTGCGCCCCGATGGGAAATTCCGGGCCAAGCTGCGCTACGAGACTACCCCCCGCGACCTGACCGGCCTGAGCCAGGTAAACCAGGCCCGCGCCGGCGTATCGTTGCTGCACACTGAGCAGTTTGATTCGTTCCGGGAACTGGTGGCCCGTAAGCGCCTGCGCCGCCGCGACCAGAACGCCCGCAAAGCCCGCGAACTACAAATCGACGACGACCCCCGCACCAGTATGTGA
- the tsaD gene encoding tRNA (adenosine(37)-N6)-threonylcarbamoyltransferase complex transferase subunit TsaD: MHPVILAIESSCDDTSAAVLAGGEIRSNVVATQQVHEQYGGVVPELASRAHQQHLIPVVEAALQKAGISKQDLDAVAFTQGPGLLGSLLVGGMFAKTLALALGKPLIAVNHMRAHILAHFIDAPRPVFPFLCLTVSGGHTQLVVVRSALDMEIIGQTIDDAAGEAFDKTAKLLGLPYPGGPHLDKLARQGNPTRFPFPVGAMPGYDFSFSGLKTAVLYFLKKETTQNPDFVQENLADLCASIQHTIIQTLLRQLRRAAHDQGLTQIALAGGVAANSGLRQALQQEAESQGWQVFIPAFQYCTDNAGMVAMTAQFQYEAGDFADQLVSSDPRLKLG; the protein is encoded by the coding sequence ATGCATCCCGTCATTCTCGCCATCGAATCTTCCTGCGACGATACCTCGGCCGCCGTACTGGCAGGTGGTGAAATTCGCTCCAACGTGGTGGCTACCCAGCAGGTGCACGAGCAGTACGGGGGAGTAGTGCCCGAACTGGCCTCGCGCGCCCACCAGCAGCACCTGATTCCGGTAGTGGAGGCGGCTCTGCAGAAAGCCGGCATCAGCAAGCAGGACCTCGATGCGGTGGCGTTTACTCAGGGGCCGGGGTTGCTGGGTTCCTTGCTGGTAGGCGGCATGTTCGCCAAAACGCTGGCCCTGGCCCTGGGCAAACCCCTGATTGCCGTCAACCACATGCGGGCTCACATTCTGGCCCACTTCATTGACGCCCCGCGCCCCGTGTTTCCGTTTCTGTGCCTCACCGTCAGCGGCGGCCACACCCAGCTGGTGGTAGTGCGCAGCGCCCTGGATATGGAAATCATCGGCCAGACTATTGACGACGCGGCCGGCGAAGCCTTCGACAAAACCGCCAAGCTGCTCGGCCTACCCTATCCCGGCGGCCCCCACCTCGATAAGCTGGCCCGCCAGGGCAACCCAACCCGGTTCCCCTTCCCCGTAGGAGCCATGCCGGGCTACGATTTCTCGTTTAGTGGCCTGAAAACAGCGGTGCTCTACTTCCTCAAAAAGGAAACGACCCAGAACCCCGACTTTGTGCAGGAAAACCTGGCCGACCTCTGCGCCAGCATCCAGCACACCATCATCCAGACGCTGCTGCGCCAGCTGCGCCGCGCCGCCCACGACCAGGGCCTCACCCAGATTGCCCTGGCTGGCGGGGTAGCGGCCAACAGTGGCCTGCGCCAGGCCCTGCAGCAGGAGGCTGAGTCTCAGGGCTGGCAGGTGTTTATTCCGGCTTTCCAATATTGCACCGACAATGCCGGGATGGTGGCCATGACGGCCCAGTTTCAGTACGAGGCCGGCGACTTTGCCGATCAGCTCGTCAGCTCCGATCCGCGCCTGAAGCTGGGGTAG
- the smpB gene encoding SsrA-binding protein SmpB — MATKKDDTPKRVNILNRRASHEYAFIVKYDAGIMLQGTEIKSIRDGSVQIQDGFCTFHPDGSLWVHNLTIAKYTEGTYNNHEPTRPRKLLLNKRELKQLANKNQEQGLTIIPIRMFVNDRGFAKLEIALAKGKKLFDKRDDLKAKDQKREMDRARDY; from the coding sequence ATGGCAACCAAAAAAGACGATACTCCCAAGCGCGTTAATATTCTCAACCGCCGCGCCAGTCACGAATACGCGTTCATCGTGAAGTACGACGCGGGCATTATGCTGCAGGGAACCGAAATCAAGAGCATCCGCGACGGTAGCGTGCAGATTCAGGACGGTTTCTGCACCTTCCACCCCGATGGCAGCCTGTGGGTGCACAACCTTACCATTGCCAAGTACACGGAGGGTACCTACAACAACCACGAGCCCACCCGCCCCCGAAAGCTCCTGCTCAACAAGCGCGAATTGAAGCAGCTGGCCAACAAAAATCAGGAGCAGGGCCTCACTATCATTCCCATCCGGATGTTCGTGAACGACCGGGGCTTCGCCAAGCTGGAAATTGCCCTGGCCAAAGGCAAAAAGCTCTTCGACAAGCGCGACGACCTGAAAGCCAAAGACCAGAAGCGCGAAATGGACCGTGCCCGGGACTATTAG
- a CDS encoding C40 family peptidase: MDYGICALSAVPVRAEPSDKAEIVTQLIFGECYSILRAQDQWRQIQLTADQYVGWIDVKQHLPVTPEYLHAWQAQDHPRTLDVVQMVSDSASRIPVTLGTRLPFYDGMTLRLGERQLFYNGAATNPQNGHGPHGPADQRLRLLQKMALTFLKSPYLWGGKTLFGIDCSGLMQQLYGLIGVQLPRDASQQIDMGQTVHFVSQTRPGDLAFFDNAEGRIIHVGLLLEDQQIIHASGEVRIDPLDHNGIFRRDWQKYSHKLRLIKRILPDD, translated from the coding sequence GTGGACTACGGAATATGCGCCCTGAGCGCCGTGCCGGTGCGAGCCGAACCCTCAGACAAGGCCGAAATTGTTACTCAGCTCATCTTTGGGGAGTGCTATTCCATTCTGCGTGCCCAAGACCAGTGGCGCCAGATTCAGCTAACTGCCGACCAGTACGTGGGCTGGATTGATGTCAAGCAGCATCTGCCTGTAACGCCGGAGTACCTGCACGCCTGGCAGGCCCAGGACCACCCGCGCACCCTGGACGTGGTGCAGATGGTGAGCGACTCGGCCAGCCGCATTCCGGTAACGCTGGGCACGCGCCTGCCCTTCTACGATGGCATGACCCTACGCCTGGGCGAGCGGCAGCTGTTCTACAACGGCGCCGCCACCAACCCCCAGAACGGCCACGGTCCCCACGGCCCCGCCGACCAGCGCCTGCGCCTGCTCCAGAAAATGGCTCTCACGTTTCTGAAGTCGCCCTACCTGTGGGGCGGCAAAACGTTGTTCGGTATTGACTGCTCGGGGCTGATGCAGCAGCTCTACGGCCTGATTGGGGTGCAGCTCCCGCGCGACGCCAGCCAGCAGATCGATATGGGCCAAACCGTGCATTTCGTTTCCCAGACCCGTCCCGGCGACCTTGCTTTCTTCGACAATGCCGAGGGGCGCATCATCCACGTAGGCTTGCTGCTGGAAGATCAGCAAATCATTCATGCCAGCGGCGAGGTCCGCATCGACCCCCTGGACCACAACGGCATCTTCCGCCGCGACTGGCAGAAATACTCCCACAAGCTACGCCTGATCAAGCGCATCCTCCCCGATGATTAA
- a CDS encoding HNH endonuclease: MDQKVLVLNGDYTAITLCSVQKAFVLLFLEKAELIAKSENGVLRTVSKAYPKPSIIRLQRYVRVPYKGIALSRHNVMKRDHFECQYCGSTKNLTLDHVLPRSRGGDSSWSNLLTACARCNHAKGHRTPQEAGLTIRQQPKKPTLTGFLKLSAGTLDQNWHPYLH, encoded by the coding sequence ATGGACCAAAAAGTGCTTGTGTTGAACGGTGACTACACGGCTATCACGCTGTGCAGTGTACAGAAGGCCTTCGTGCTTCTGTTTTTGGAAAAAGCCGAGCTGATTGCCAAGTCCGAAAATGGGGTGCTGCGCACGGTAAGCAAAGCCTACCCCAAGCCCAGCATTATCCGGTTGCAGCGCTACGTGCGCGTGCCCTACAAAGGCATTGCCCTTAGCAGGCACAACGTGATGAAGCGGGACCATTTCGAGTGCCAGTACTGCGGCTCCACGAAAAACCTGACCCTGGACCACGTGTTGCCTCGAAGTAGGGGCGGCGACTCCAGTTGGAGCAACCTGCTCACGGCCTGCGCGCGGTGCAACCACGCCAAAGGCCACCGCACCCCACAGGAAGCCGGCCTCACCATCCGGCAGCAGCCCAAAAAGCCTACCCTCACGGGTTTCCTCAAGCTTAGTGCCGGCACCCTCGACCAGAACTGGCATCCCTACCTCCACTAA
- a CDS encoding alpha/beta fold hydrolase: MSYIKVGTDANGSDVKLHYIDQGTGNPIVLIHGWPATYEMWEYQLAELPKHGNRVVAYTRRGFGNSSKTWEGNDYDTFADDLNAVLEALDLQNVTLVGFSMGGGEVARYMSRYGGARVVRVAFVSAVTPFLLKTDDNPDGADKSVFDDMVENIRKDRFDFLQSFGKKFFGVGTIKHPVSQATLDWMQAMCQLASPRATEQCVYAFAATDFRQDLATLKVPTLVIHGSSDETVPAKNSGERMTQYVPHAQFVEYSGAPHGLFVTEKDRLNRDLLAFVSGGKVGGTADQY, from the coding sequence TATTGATTCACGGCTGGCCCGCTACGTATGAAATGTGGGAATACCAGCTGGCTGAGCTGCCCAAACACGGCAACCGCGTGGTGGCTTATACCCGCCGGGGCTTCGGCAACTCTTCCAAAACCTGGGAGGGCAACGACTACGATACCTTCGCCGACGACTTGAACGCGGTGCTGGAGGCTTTGGACCTGCAGAACGTGACACTGGTAGGCTTCTCGATGGGTGGCGGCGAAGTAGCCCGCTACATGAGCCGCTACGGCGGAGCCCGCGTGGTACGGGTGGCCTTTGTGTCGGCCGTGACGCCCTTCCTACTGAAAACCGACGACAACCCCGACGGCGCCGACAAGTCGGTGTTCGATGATATGGTGGAGAACATCCGCAAGGACCGGTTCGATTTTCTGCAGAGCTTCGGCAAGAAGTTTTTCGGCGTGGGCACCATTAAGCACCCGGTAAGCCAGGCTACCCTTGACTGGATGCAGGCCATGTGCCAGCTGGCCTCGCCCCGCGCCACGGAGCAGTGCGTCTATGCCTTCGCCGCCACCGATTTCCGCCAGGACCTGGCAACCCTGAAGGTTCCTACCCTGGTCATCCACGGCAGCAGCGACGAAACCGTACCGGCCAAGAACAGCGGGGAGCGGATGACTCAATACGTACCCCACGCGCAGTTTGTGGAGTATAGCGGCGCGCCCCACGGCCTGTTCGTGACGGAGAAAGACCGCCTCAACCGCGACCTGCTGGCCTTTGTCAGCGGAGGTAAGGTAGGCGGCACGGCCGATCAGTATTAG